The nucleotide window CACGTGGAGGTGGATGGAAAATATTATGTCATGGGAgctgtcaatgtgtgtgtgtgagtggtgttGTTGACTTTGTTCTCTCTGCAGTATTCAGGAGATTGACAGTGGGAGTTACTTCTGCAGAGCCTCCAACATCCACCTGCACAGATTCCTCACCTCCAGGCGAGCCACGCTAACCGTGCTGGGTAAGTGTTGGTTCCTGGGGGCCGCTGTAAACGTCTCTGTGACCAGAACCAACAGTGTTTTAGTTGTGTGTTCTCGTCCTGGCAGCCCCTCCCTCAGTGACACTGTGGCCCCAGCTGCTGACGGTGCCTATGGGTGCCCGGGTGCTGCTGGAGTGTCAGGTGTCAGGTCACCCGTTACCCACCATCAGCTGGATCAAGAGAGGCCACTCCAAGCAGACGGGAGGCAAGGTGGCTTTAGGGTGAGTTAACAAAATACTTATAATACTAACAGAACCACACGAGGTGGTGTAACAATGGCCTCACAGCGTACGACCATTCACGTCTTTCTCACGCAGACTGAAAAACGCCACCCTCCACATCCCCTCAGCCCGGAGCTACGACGAGGGCGTGTACGTGTGCGAGGCCTCAAACCCACTGGGCCACAGCCGCAGCACAGCAACGCTGAGAGTTGCTGGTAACTTTTACACCAACATACTGCGAGAGAATGAACTTTAATTCATGATCAGCTCCTCAACTTGCTGAGTGCAGAGTAAACAGGTTTCTAATGAACATTTGTGATGCCTGCCAAGTATTTTAAGAGCTGCACTTTTTCACTTTACCTGTCAAACAATACTTGGTCTATTTTAAAAGGCCTTTGACattagattgtgtttgttttagtacTTTCTTAAAATCCTATAGTGGACACTTGGAGTCTGTCGCCATTCTAATGCAAAAGTAAATTGTGTGAATCAGTATAAAGGTTCATACTATGTGTTTATGTAAGGCAGGGTTTTCACAATTTTAATAAAGTAGCCCTGAACAAAGTGAAACACTGACAAATTAGTTcactaaaacacatttcaacagGTTGTAACAACATCTGATCTTTTTTGGCTGAAAGGCAGAATATGACtcagtttttctcttcctcttcccagTGAGCCCCGTCATTGTGAACTTTGCAGGTCAGCTGAGCTGCAGGGTCGGGACGTCCGTGGTCCTCCCCTGCAGGGCTGTGGGGATTCTCCCCATCATGTACACGTGGACCAGAGGCCGAGCAGAGACACAGTCGCCCATCAGTccctctgaggacacacacattgatggTGAGTGGCAGTTAGGCCTCAGTCTAAGTCCGCCCCTGCTCCCTGTAACATCTGGAATGTTTTACTGCTGTGTAGAAGATGGAGCTCTGCATATTTCAAATGTGCAGTGGCCTGATGGAGGCGAATATTACTGCGCCGCTGAGAACCGAGCAGGACGACAACAGAGACGGACCATCCTCACTGTCACAGGTTCTTTGACTTCGATATAATATCCTGCTATATACCAACTAATTTGATAataccatagactatatataaagaggataatacaaaatacttttttaatatttgtatcttAAACTTTGAAACCCATTCTCTTCATTCATATGATGAATAccatatttacacaaacactgttgtATCACAGtattctcctgtgctctgtgctctgtCCTAAGATGAAGATCCTCCAGCTGATAGAGGCCAACAGACACCACTGGTTTTATCTGATGTGAGTAATCACATTGTGAAAGTCTTTGCTGTGGTTTGTGTGCTCATACCAGTGGTGGAAAGTTACTGAGTACATTTTCTCAACTAGTACTTTGAAATACTTTTCCCCATTTTATGCTATTTTATACTTCCACTCCATGACATTTAGTTTTATGTGCATTCAAAACAATAAAGTAGCAGAAAATAGCTCCACCAGTGTTGACCTGCTTATTACACATTAATGCATAAGTAATAACAACTTAATAACAacatacatattaatatatCTGTCTTAAAGgccatattttatattaataaaggATTTAAGTACGTCTTCCACCACTGGGTGGcattattttgcttttaaatcGGTCTGTTGACTCTATGTACAATGTTTTATAGTTGGTCTCAGTCCAGAAGCTGTGAATTATTTTCGATTgtgcttgttttatttctggtGACTTCCCTTTGTCAATGTGTAACTGTTCTGATAGATGTGTCTTAATACCTGATTATGACTTGTGTTGTGGATTAGTTCATTTCATCTTGTATTAAAAATTGCCTCTCCTGAAACtagtctttgtttttatgttttctagAGCATCAGCACGAACAAAGAGCTGCCGGTTCACAGTGACTCTCTGACAAAACATCATCAGACCACACGTAATCCATATGTAGAGGAGACACCGCATGAGGAAACCACATGTATGTACTTTTACAGCTTCAACCATCATTTCTATGACGTTCTATAAATTGTAACAAGTTAGTATTAGTCAAAAAAATTCACGTGCTCTGGTAGCAACATCACCAAAAGACAAATAATCACACATGTTGAATCAAACCCCATTAGCAAACAAAGGTGAACATCAGCTTTGTGACCCAGTCTGTCTCAGTCCCTCGATACAACAGGGAGGGTGATGTGGCCGATGGAGATGTTGGACCTGAACAAACCTCACAAAACCAGTTTGTGTCAGATAACACAGTGTTacctttttgtttgaaataactTACTAGCTATCAATATGACTGATTATTATAAACTATTGcaaaaatttaaaagaaaaagttgtagtCTTTTTCACTTTCCATTTTCCAGAAATCCAGAAATCAGGACTTGAGTCAGCCTGGTGCTGGACTTCAACACTGCCTGTAGTAATTATAGTCTCCATTTTTTACAGgattgttttgattgttttcacttttcaggCTCCTCGTCGATCTGTGAGACTACAACAAATGCAGCGACCACATTTTCTCCACTTTCAAGCGGAGCGGTGGCCGAACTAACAATGTCACGGGGATCACATCTTTCACCACAGCACCTGATTCAGCCAACAACCAATCCAACCCAGCTGTTAGCCACACAGATGCAGCATCCTGTTTTGACACCTCCTCCACATCCCCACTTTCAGTCAGTCGACCACCCCACACCAACAGTGACTGATGCACCAGTAACACACAACCAGTCATTGTTAGTCGCCAGAAGCCACCAGAAAGTAGAAGTTTTGAGTTCAACGCTTCAGTATCAACTCACTGAAAGTCAAGTCCAATTGGCTTCATCACGTACAAACTTTCCTCATCAAGTCATTGACGAATTATTGACATCACCTGATTCTCCGGGCTCTAATATCCATGCTGGGTCTGTAGCCAGTCAAACCACAGAGCCTGTCGCTGAAACGTCCCCGACTCAACCACCGTCAAAGCTTCCAGTGAGTGGACCACTGGGCTTCCTCAAGTTTGATTCCTATCTGCAGACTCCAGCACTGAATCCTGCAACCCAAACTATCTCAGGTTCAGTCATCCAATCATCTCACAGTCAGTCTCATCGGATGGTTACAGAAAGTCCATTTTACCAATCCGACCAGGAGCCAACCACAACCCTGATATCTCAAACCAAACTGGAACCCCCAAGTCACCTTCTACATCCACAGTCCTCACCAGCCCCCTCACAAACACCTCACACTCATCCTCTGCAATTCTTTCGTTTTTTACCCAAGTTCCATCTTGAGCTGCTAACAACCGAACCTCATCTGCTTTCCACACAACCTCCACCTTCTTCGATCACCACACCTCAGACAGACCAGGTTCAATCTTCAACCACTGAACCATATCCAACCATTTCTACACTTCCTCAAACCCAACATCCACCATCTCCAACACAACATCCACATCCCTCAATCTCAACCATTCACCCTCATGGTCAGACCTCGGATCCTTCACCTCTGGACCCTGAGATTCCCATTGTCCCTCAGTTAAACATATCCGATCAGGCACAACCTAATGTTACTCAGCAAGGTGACCCAACTAAATCAGTGAACAACACCAAGCTTACAGAGTGGCTGAAGAGGAACACCTCTCAATCCCCCATGACCAGTAATGACGCCAGGTAGGTCAAGTAAAAGTTGAACGATGGGTGTTTGAAGGTAGAAAACAGCCAAGCAACGTGATGTTACCTCTATTCGCTTTGTACACTCCAGAGTGACGCAGCAGTCTCCCTCATGGCTGCCCCTGGTGGAGAAACATGACATCCCCATTGTTGTGGGAGTGGGGGTATCTTTggccttcatcttcatcactgtaACCTTCTATGCAGTGGTCCAGAAGAATGAAGCTGCACCGATAAACCGAGCAGGTCAGACACTCTTAGCTGCTCCCTGCATCAAAGGTCAGGAACCACAAATTCTACCTAATAAATATCTGATTTAATTCGCTTAAAGCTAAATTATATTCCCTTGACAGCTCAGAGGAATGTGGGAGTTCCCGAACGAACCACTGAACGTCGGGCTGCAGGTCGTACATATGAAAACAGGTGAATACGCCATTAAATGTAGGACACAGGTTCTTACAATGTGATCTTGTTGGCCTCGCTAAACCGGAGCTTTGTGTGTCTTGCACAGAGCTTTTGAAGATGACGACTGTGTGGCAGTGATCGAACAGAGCCCCAACACGTCAGACACCCGAGCCCGACCTCCAGGACCCAGCCTGGTCACGGTGCAGATGGAGCCCACGTTTAAGGATCTTCAGGAGGACACGCAAGCCGCTCTGGACAACCACTCAGTCACCGTGGAGACTTATCCTGAACCCATTCTCGACACaaaggtttgataacaacagACTGAACTTCCAAGTTATCACTCAAAGTTTAAAGTAATCACAAACATCATGTCACTAGGTTACAACTTTAACATGGTTTTAACAAAACCATACACGGCATAAACAGCAATCTTGACTTGTGAAtctagaaaaaaagagaagtagTAATAGAGATAGATTAGAGACTAACGATGCTATTTACTGCTCACTTGCCTGTATGAAGCCAATTGTGCAAATGTTCATATATAAAACTAAAGGTAATATTTTTTGGTTCCCAAGCTTTTTAGTCTTAGACTTTGTTGATATGTATATGATATGATTTTTACTGGTCCAATAATTTAAACCGtggcagagacagaaagtggaagtttgaaatgaaacaaggTTGCTACTGACTGAGCTGCAAAACCACATAAATTGCCTCATGCGATGTCACTGCAGTCTGAAGACTAAAagtttgaaactgaaaaaaatatgtaagCGTGGACTTACGACACCACATGAGTTGCTTTTTTAACCATCCTCTTTGGAAgttgagttgcattgtgggtaatgaaCAGGAAAAAGAATGTGCagattaacaaaaacatgttacaTCTTGATCTgctgcattttgtttgtgttgcatatGTTTGATTCATGTTTACTATTTCAACTTTCCATTGTGTGTCCAACATTAGAGGTGAAATGCTGAATTGCAGGAGCAGTCATTTCGATAACATGCTTTTATAGttaaacaataatgaaatgaatagTAAGAAGTGCATTTCTCACTGTTTCAGATTGATCCGGAGGAAGAGAAGCGCTACAGTCTGTCCCAGCCCAGCATCCAGCTGCAGAGCTCTGAGGACTGGACCAGTAACAGAGGAGACGACCTCGGCCTGTGCCATGATGCCTtgcctcctccgtcctccttaCCTTCCCGTTCCCCTTCCCCCTCTCCACCATGCAGACGTGAGGAGGGCCTGCGCTCCTCAGTGACCCTGCAGAGTGCCGAGCGATGTGTGGCACCGATCCACCACAGCCTCAGCGTCTCTCATGGAAACCCTCCCCTGCTCCTGTCCCACCACGTCTCCTTGGGCCTCACTACGGTCGCTGTCGATGTACATTTTTACCCAGCGGCCACTGCTTCGACGGCAGGAGGCTCTAGTTCTCATATCAGTACAGTGTCCACGTCCACTTCAGTGACTGCACCGCTCTTCAGTCCTCCATTAGTAAACAGCCGGGAGAGCAACCAATCGACTGCCAGATCTCATAAGTAGTTACAGAATAAGACATCAAGTCTGAAACATCCTCAAATGACCGAACATTTACAACTGTAGCTATA belongs to Hippoglossus stenolepis isolate QCI-W04-F060 chromosome 9, HSTE1.2, whole genome shotgun sequence and includes:
- the LOC118114552 gene encoding mucin-5B isoform X1, giving the protein MHVCVSIWTLPQMKSYLCCLVLSSLAVSSQLGLEDVFFSPQDQTVREGDAVFFRCVSGESSPPAGVTWLKDGKVVNRGRQIQGEYGGGHQKKTSGTLHLYNVTLEDDGTYVCVTHNPSLNISNNSKAAKLTVQGVPRRLQIVQGPDNITVAMGTEISMHCAVHGFPVPMVHWFKNGCHLTNCSASFSLHNNGQLLTFRNVTQEDEGSYHCEVSNQKETIKSQPAFLLPAEMDWSFEQQPVNQTVTRGENVTVTCRPPHSRPAAQVSWFKNNQLLTPTAPDAVLPSGDLFFHSIQEIDSGSYFCRASNIHLHRFLTSRRATLTVLAPPSVTLWPQLLTVPMGARVLLECQVSGHPLPTISWIKRGHSKQTGGKVALGLKNATLHIPSARSYDEGVYVCEASNPLGHSRSTATLRVAVSPVIVNFAGQLSCRVGTSVVLPCRAVGILPIMYTWTRGRAETQSPISPSEDTHIDEDGALHISNVQWPDGGEYYCAAENRAGRQQRRTILTVTDEDPPADRGQQTPLVLSDSISTNKELPVHSDSLTKHHQTTRNPYVEETPHEETTCSSSICETTTNAATTFSPLSSGAVAELTMSRGSHLSPQHLIQPTTNPTQLLATQMQHPVLTPPPHPHFQSVDHPTPTVTDAPVTHNQSLLVARSHQKVEVLSSTLQYQLTESQVQLASSRTNFPHQVIDELLTSPDSPGSNIHAGSVASQTTEPVAETSPTQPPSKLPVSGPLGFLKFDSYLQTPALNPATQTISGSVIQSSHSQSHRMVTESPFYQSDQEPTTTLISQTKLEPPSHLLHPQSSPAPSQTPHTHPLQFFRFLPKFHLELLTTEPHLLSTQPPPSSITTPQTDQVQSSTTEPYPTISTLPQTQHPPSPTQHPHPSISTIHPHGQTSDPSPLDPEIPIVPQLNISDQAQPNVTQQGDPTKSVNNTKLTEWLKRNTSQSPMTSNDARVTQQSPSWLPLVEKHDIPIVVGVGVSLAFIFITVTFYAVVQKNEAAPINRAGQTLLAAPCIKAQRNVGVPERTTERRAAGRTYENRAFEDDDCVAVIEQSPNTSDTRARPPGPSLVTVQMEPTFKDLQEDTQAALDNHSVTVETYPEPILDTKIDPEEEKRYSLSQPSIQLQSSEDWTSNRGDDLGLCHDALPPPSSLPSRSPSPSPPCRREEGLRSSVTLQSAERCVAPIHHSLSVSHGNPPLLLSHHVSLGLTTVAVDVHFYPAATASTAGGSSSHISTVSTSTSVTAPLFSPPLVNSRESNQSTARSHK
- the LOC118114552 gene encoding mucin-5B isoform X2 yields the protein MHVCVSIWTLPQMKSYLCCLVLSSLAVSSQLGLEDVFFSPQDQTVREGDAVFFRCVSGESSPPAGVTWLKDGKVVNRGRQIQGEYGGGHQKKTSGTLHLYNVTLEDDGTYVCVTHNPSLNISNNSKAAKLTVQGVPRRLQIVQGPDNITVAMGTEISMHCAVHGFPVPMVHWFKNGCHLTNCSASFSLHNNGQLLTFRNVTQEDEGSYHCEVSNQKETIKSQPAFLLPAEMDWSFEQQPVNQTVTRGENVTVTCRPPHSRPAAQVSWFKNNQLLTPTAPDAVLPSGDLFFHSIQEIDSGSYFCRASNIHLHRFLTSRRATLTVLAPPSVTLWPQLLTVPMGARVLLECQVSGHPLPTISWIKRGHSKQTGGKVALGLKNATLHIPSARSYDEGVYVCEASNPLGHSRSTATLRVAVSPVIVNFAGQLSCRVGTSVVLPCRAVGILPIMYTWTRGRAETQSPISPSEDTHIDEDGALHISNVQWPDGGEYYCAAENRAGRQQRRTILTVTDEDPPADRGQQTPLVLSDSISTNKELPVHSDSLTKHHQTTRNPYVEETPHEETTCSSSICETTTNAATTFSPLSSGAVAELTMSRGSHLSPQHLIQPTTNPTQLLATQMQHPVLTPPPHPHFQSVDHPTPTVTDAPVTHNQSLLVARSHQKVEVLSSTLQYQLTESQVQLASSRTNFPHQVIDELLTSPDSPGSNIHAGSVASQTTEPVAETSPTQPPSKLPVSGPLGFLKFDSYLQTPALNPATQTISGSVIQSSHSQSHRMVTESPFYQSDQEPTTTLISQTKLEPPSHLLHPQSSPAPSQTPHTHPLQFFRFLPKFHLELLTTEPHLLSTQPPPSSITTPQTDQVQSSTTEPYPTISTLPQTQHPPSPTQHPHPSISTIHPHGQTSDPSPLDPEIPIVPQLNISDQAQPNVTQQGDPTKSVNNTKLTEWLKRNTSQSPMTSNDARVTQQSPSWLPLVEKHDIPIVVGVGVSLAFIFITVTFYAVVQKNEAAPINRAAQRNVGVPERTTERRAAGRTYENRAFEDDDCVAVIEQSPNTSDTRARPPGPSLVTVQMEPTFKDLQEDTQAALDNHSVTVETYPEPILDTKIDPEEEKRYSLSQPSIQLQSSEDWTSNRGDDLGLCHDALPPPSSLPSRSPSPSPPCRREEGLRSSVTLQSAERCVAPIHHSLSVSHGNPPLLLSHHVSLGLTTVAVDVHFYPAATASTAGGSSSHISTVSTSTSVTAPLFSPPLVNSRESNQSTARSHK